One genomic segment of Streptomyces niveus includes these proteins:
- a CDS encoding glycoside hydrolase family 6 protein: MMRRLVTSAFACLLLPLGTGQADARVLADPIGMTSGFYADPNSTPAAWVAANPGDGRASAIRDNIASRPMARWFGSWSGDIGAAVGSYVGAADAADKLPVLIAYNIPGRDACGGHSGGGAGSPAAYRTWISALASAIGGRPALVVIEPDSLGDFSCMSQQQIDERNAMLRDALAQFSAHAPNTWTYLDAGNPAWIDAGTMARHLDGAGARQAHGFASNISNYYGNGRNISYGNAINSALSASYGYTKPFVIDTSRNGNDSNGEWCNPAGRRIGAVSQTGGGAEMLLWLKTPGESDGNCGVGAGSVAGQFLPEVAYKMIYGY, encoded by the coding sequence ATGATGCGTAGGCTCGTCACGTCGGCATTCGCGTGCCTGCTGCTGCCCCTCGGCACCGGACAGGCCGACGCCCGCGTCCTGGCCGATCCGATCGGCATGACCAGCGGATTCTACGCGGACCCGAACTCGACTCCTGCCGCATGGGTTGCGGCGAACCCCGGCGACGGACGGGCGTCGGCGATCCGGGACAACATCGCCTCGCGCCCCATGGCCCGGTGGTTCGGTTCCTGGAGCGGTGACATCGGGGCCGCGGTGGGCTCCTACGTGGGAGCCGCGGACGCCGCCGACAAGCTTCCCGTCCTGATCGCCTACAACATCCCCGGCCGTGACGCCTGTGGAGGCCACTCCGGCGGCGGGGCGGGTTCTCCGGCGGCGTACCGCACCTGGATCTCCGCCCTCGCCTCGGCCATCGGTGGGCGACCGGCACTGGTGGTGATCGAGCCGGACTCCCTCGGTGATTTCAGCTGTATGTCCCAGCAGCAGATCGATGAGCGCAACGCCATGCTCAGAGACGCCCTGGCGCAGTTCTCCGCGCACGCGCCCAACACGTGGACGTACCTGGATGCCGGAAACCCCGCCTGGATCGACGCGGGCACCATGGCCCGGCATCTCGACGGCGCCGGGGCCCGACAGGCGCACGGCTTCGCGTCGAACATCTCGAACTACTACGGCAACGGCCGCAACATCAGCTATGGCAACGCCATCAACTCGGCACTGTCGGCGTCCTACGGCTACACGAAGCCCTTCGTCATCGACACCAGCCGCAACGGCAACGATTCCAACGGCGAGTGGTGCAACCCCGCCGGTCGGAGGATCGGGGCCGTCAGCCAGACGGGTGGTGGAGCCGAGATGCTGCTGTGGCTGAAGACCCCCGGTGAGTCCGACGGCAACTGCGGAGTCGGCGCCGGCTCCGTGGCCGGCCAGTTCCTCCCGGAAGTCGCGTACAAGATGATCTACGGATACTGA
- a CDS encoding PP2C family protein-serine/threonine phosphatase has translation MSLIRSSRTLFTLARALPFMVLLAVLGIELSPAHFLYTGPLLSPAPALAAVTMGPAGTGSVAIMAGVLSTVTATQNHAWGTPQVYSNLLALLVVSVASLATSTARVHREKELETVRRIAQVSQDVVLRPVPARLEGVRAAGVYLAAEEGARIGGDLYEVLATPFGIRIIVGDVRGKGLPAVRSAAAVLGAFREAADYEPELPDTVTRCEAALRRELTRTQSHGETPEPSRDPAEEFVTVVIAQITGAPVVELVSRGHPPPLLLRRGETTSLETASPLPPLGLEEFLSSPPVPVERYPFEHGDRLLLYTDGVLEARDPARNFFDLPTHLAQLHDLAPQALLDRLRASLLHHTKGRLADDAAMIIVERDTHHSSAQAPP, from the coding sequence ATGAGCCTGATCAGATCCAGCAGGACCCTGTTCACTCTCGCGAGGGCCCTGCCCTTCATGGTGCTCCTGGCAGTGCTCGGCATCGAACTTTCCCCTGCCCACTTCCTCTACACCGGCCCGCTCCTCTCGCCGGCCCCGGCGCTGGCCGCCGTCACGATGGGCCCCGCAGGAACCGGTTCCGTGGCCATCATGGCGGGGGTGCTGAGCACTGTCACCGCTACCCAGAACCACGCATGGGGCACCCCGCAGGTCTACAGCAACCTGCTGGCGCTGCTCGTGGTGTCGGTGGCCAGTCTCGCGACCAGTACCGCCCGAGTACACAGAGAGAAGGAGCTGGAGACAGTCCGCCGGATCGCTCAGGTCTCCCAGGACGTGGTACTGCGCCCCGTGCCTGCTCGCCTTGAGGGTGTACGGGCCGCAGGCGTGTACCTGGCCGCCGAGGAAGGCGCCCGCATCGGCGGCGACCTCTACGAGGTGCTGGCCACACCCTTCGGCATCCGGATCATCGTGGGAGACGTCCGTGGCAAAGGACTGCCTGCGGTGCGGTCGGCCGCCGCCGTACTCGGTGCGTTCCGCGAGGCGGCCGACTACGAACCCGAACTGCCCGACACGGTAACGCGGTGCGAGGCCGCGCTGCGACGGGAGCTGACCCGCACGCAGAGCCACGGCGAAACGCCGGAACCCTCCCGGGACCCGGCGGAAGAGTTCGTCACGGTGGTCATCGCCCAGATAACGGGCGCACCCGTCGTCGAACTCGTCAGCCGCGGCCACCCCCCACCGCTGCTGCTCCGCAGAGGTGAGACCACCTCCCTGGAAACCGCCAGCCCATTGCCACCGCTCGGCCTGGAGGAGTTCCTCAGCAGCCCCCCCGTACCGGTCGAGAGATACCCTTTCGAACACGGCGACCGGCTGCTGCTCTACACCGACGGCGTACTGGAGGCCCGCGACCCCGCCAGAAACTTCTTCGACCTGCCCACTCATCTGGCACAGCTCCACGACCTCGCCCCACAAGCGCTGCTGGACCGCCTGCGCGCCTCCCTCCTGCACCATACAAAAGGGCGCCTTGCAGACGACGCGGCAATGATCATCGTCGAACGGGACACACACCACAGTTCTGCACAGGCTCCCCCTTGA
- a CDS encoding Rieske 2Fe-2S domain-containing protein: MDSGAQVPPGAGAVVCVNGQCCAVYRDADGVARAVPAGCTHLGCLPAFSDAEMA, translated from the coding sequence GTGGACTCGGGCGCTCAGGTCCCGCCGGGCGCCGGAGCGGTGGTATGTGTCAACGGACAGTGCTGCGCGGTCTACCGGGACGCGGACGGTGTGGCCCGCGCCGTGCCCGCAGGGTGTACGCATCTGGGGTGCCTGCCGGCGTTCAGCGATGCTGAGATGGCGTAG
- a CDS encoding DDE-type integrase/transposase/recombinase: MPLDGGKFLYMATVIDLASRCLASWAIAEHMRTDLVIDALAVAERTRGSLTGAVVHTDHGSQYTSRAFAEICRSAGVRQSMGAVGRTPRTAVHARPRSRRIPPDAP; encoded by the coding sequence ATCCCCCTGGACGGCGGGAAGTTCCTCTACATGGCCACCGTCATAGACCTCGCCTCACGCTGCCTGGCCAGCTGGGCGATCGCCGAGCACATGCGCACCGATCTCGTCATCGACGCCTTGGCGGTCGCCGAGCGAACCCGCGGGAGCCTGACCGGAGCGGTGGTGCACACCGACCACGGCTCGCAATATACGAGTAGGGCTTTCGCTGAAATCTGCAGGTCGGCAGGGGTCCGGCAGAGCATGGGTGCGGTCGGACGGACACCGCGAACGGCAGTACACGCAAGACCACGGTCACGACGGATTCCTCCGGACGCACCCTGA
- a CDS encoding transposase, translated as MKHYPTEFKADAVALWRSRPGATIKSVAADFGVNTETLRNWIRAADEHRPGARSEPLPAARCAGGR; from the coding sequence ATGAAGCACTACCCGACCGAGTTCAAGGCTGACGCGGTCGCGTTGTGGCGGTCGCGGCCGGGAGCGACGATCAAGTCGGTCGCCGCTGACTTCGGGGTGAACACCGAGACGCTGCGGAACTGGATCCGGGCCGCCGATGAGCACCGCCCCGGCGCCCGCTCCGAACCGCTGCCCGCTGCCCGCTGCGCAGGTGGGCGGTGA
- a CDS encoding glycogen debranching protein has protein sequence MTSLSLAARRIGRHLAMMVTATALAIGMTGSLVPGTAMARQAVAASGPLGAQYDAGGTNIDFRIHSSRATRIDLYLYRVASGGQEATALTLAKDTTTNVWSTRVAVTTIQGQYGITGAVYYGYRAWGPNWRYDPAWTKGSSAGFVSDVDAAGNRFNPNKLLTDPYARELSHDPVTPAGPSSTLYATGPQYRTLDSGAQAPKGIVLTGPATNTGTKPTRALKDDIVYEVHVRGLTQNDPTVPSAYRGSYRGAGLKAPELAALGVTAVEFLPIHESQNDANDVDATSTAGDNYWGYSTLNYFAPDRRYSSDKSPGGPTREFAAMVKAYHDVGIKVFADVVYNHTAEGGPWSQGDKNTYSLFSLRGLDNPTYYSLTSDLQNPWDNTGVGGNVNTYNPVTRNLITDSLAYWKNTLGVDGFRFDLAPVLGNTCQHGCFGYSRTDADTALNRITALMPARPAGGGTGTDWIAEPWALGNGTYQVGNFPPGWSEWNDKYRDTLRRDQNALGVENVVPGDLATRFAGSSDLYQDDGRAPFNSVNFITAHDGFTLADLYRCNTKNNNQPWPYGPSDGGSDHNISWDQGGIAADQRKAARNGLALLMLSAGTPMMNGGDEYLRSLRCNNNPYNLDSSANWLSTERSTDQSTFRTYAQRLIAFRKAHPALRPASFYTASDANGNGMGMLQWFTPAGAAPDNAYWSSANNHALAWRIDGTELSDPSSALYVGYNGWSGDVDFTLPSPGAGKSWYRVTDTSTWAEGTDQVAQPGSESHIGGAGTVYRLNGRSTLLLIAK, from the coding sequence ATGACCTCTCTGTCTCTTGCCGCGCGGCGAATTGGGCGCCACCTCGCCATGATGGTGACTGCGACAGCTCTCGCCATCGGTATGACGGGCTCCCTGGTTCCCGGCACGGCCATGGCACGGCAAGCGGTGGCCGCCAGTGGCCCGCTGGGCGCCCAGTACGACGCGGGAGGCACGAACATCGACTTCCGTATCCACTCCTCCCGTGCCACCCGGATCGACCTCTACCTGTATCGCGTCGCGTCGGGCGGCCAGGAGGCCACCGCTCTCACCCTCGCCAAAGACACCACCACCAACGTCTGGTCGACGCGTGTGGCGGTGACGACCATTCAGGGGCAGTACGGCATCACCGGCGCGGTCTACTACGGTTACCGGGCCTGGGGTCCCAACTGGCGCTACGACCCGGCCTGGACGAAGGGTTCGAGCGCGGGATTCGTCTCCGACGTCGACGCGGCGGGCAACCGCTTCAATCCGAACAAGCTCCTCACCGATCCCTACGCCCGCGAACTGAGCCACGACCCGGTCACCCCCGCGGGCCCGAGCAGCACCCTCTACGCCACGGGCCCCCAATACCGCACCCTCGACAGCGGAGCCCAGGCTCCCAAAGGCATCGTCCTGACCGGTCCGGCGACCAACACCGGCACCAAGCCGACCCGCGCCCTGAAGGACGACATCGTCTACGAGGTGCACGTGCGAGGTCTCACCCAGAACGACCCCACCGTGCCGTCCGCCTACCGGGGCAGCTACCGGGGCGCCGGCCTGAAGGCACCAGAACTTGCCGCGCTCGGCGTCACCGCCGTGGAGTTCCTGCCCATCCATGAGTCACAGAACGACGCCAACGACGTCGACGCGACGTCGACCGCGGGTGACAACTACTGGGGCTACTCGACACTCAACTACTTCGCGCCGGACCGCCGTTACTCCTCCGACAAGAGTCCGGGAGGTCCCACCCGCGAGTTCGCGGCGATGGTCAAGGCATACCACGACGTCGGCATCAAGGTCTTCGCGGACGTGGTCTACAACCACACGGCCGAGGGCGGCCCCTGGAGCCAGGGCGACAAGAACACCTACAGCCTGTTCTCCCTGCGCGGCCTCGACAACCCCACCTATTACTCGCTCACCTCCGACCTGCAGAACCCCTGGGACAACACCGGCGTGGGCGGCAACGTCAACACGTACAACCCTGTCACCCGGAACCTGATCACGGACTCACTCGCGTACTGGAAGAACACCCTCGGTGTCGACGGCTTCCGCTTCGACCTCGCACCGGTCCTCGGCAACACCTGTCAGCACGGCTGTTTCGGGTACAGCCGCACCGACGCCGACACCGCCCTCAACCGCATCACCGCCCTGATGCCCGCCCGGCCGGCAGGCGGTGGAACCGGCACCGACTGGATCGCCGAGCCCTGGGCCCTGGGCAATGGCACCTACCAGGTGGGCAACTTCCCTCCTGGCTGGTCCGAATGGAACGACAAATACCGCGACACCCTTCGGCGCGACCAGAACGCCCTGGGCGTGGAGAACGTCGTCCCCGGCGACCTCGCCACCCGCTTCGCCGGATCCTCGGACCTCTATCAGGACGACGGGCGGGCCCCCTTCAACTCCGTCAACTTCATCACCGCTCACGATGGCTTCACCCTCGCCGATCTCTACCGGTGCAACACCAAGAACAACAACCAGCCCTGGCCGTACGGCCCTTCCGACGGCGGCTCCGACCACAACATCTCCTGGGACCAGGGCGGCATCGCGGCCGACCAACGCAAGGCGGCCCGCAACGGCCTCGCCCTCCTGATGCTGTCGGCCGGCACACCGATGATGAACGGCGGCGACGAGTACCTGCGCTCCCTCAGGTGCAACAACAACCCGTACAACCTGGACTCCTCCGCCAACTGGCTTTCCACGGAACGGAGTACGGACCAGAGCACCTTCCGGACCTACGCCCAGCGGCTGATCGCTTTCCGCAAGGCCCACCCGGCTCTGCGCCCCGCCAGCTTCTACACAGCCTCCGACGCCAATGGCAACGGCATGGGCATGCTCCAGTGGTTCACCCCCGCCGGCGCGGCCCCGGACAACGCGTACTGGTCCAGCGCGAACAACCACGCCCTGGCCTGGCGCATCGACGGCACGGAACTCTCGGATCCCAGCAGCGCCTTGTACGTCGGATACAACGGCTGGTCCGGTGACGTCGACTTCACCCTGCCCTCCCCGGGCGCCGGTAAGAGCTGGTACCGCGTCACCGACACCTCCACATGGGCCGAGGGCACCGACCAGGTCGCCCAACCCGGCTCTGAGAGCCATATCGGCGGAGCCGGAACGGTCTACCGCCTCAACGGGCGCAGCACGCTGCTGCTGATCGCCAAGTAG
- a CDS encoding class I SAM-dependent methyltransferase, translating into MTALESSDGELGGIVAWYSIIHTPPEVLPAVFEEFHRVLSPGRHLLLGFRAGDERRRKEQGHGHETALDFHRLPPDRIAELVVRAGLVSCDPHSANGTARELRTPPTCL; encoded by the coding sequence GTGACAGCCTTGGAGTCGTCCGACGGCGAACTCGGCGGCATCGTGGCCTGGTACTCCATCATCCACACACCGCCGGAGGTGCTGCCGGCGGTCTTCGAGGAGTTCCATCGGGTCCTGAGCCCCGGCCGTCATCTCCTTCTCGGCTTCCGCGCCGGTGACGAACGGCGGCGCAAGGAGCAGGGACACGGCCACGAAACAGCCCTCGACTTCCATCGGCTGCCGCCCGACCGTATCGCCGAACTCGTGGTCAGGGCCGGGCTCGTTTCATGCGATCCACACTCAGCGAACGGGACGGCACGGGAGCTGCGTACGCCGCCTACTTGCCTGTGA